One window from the genome of Desulfobacterales bacterium encodes:
- a CDS encoding DsbA family protein, protein MVTQKNIVDFYWDPVCPWCWITSRWMIDVGRQKQIQVNWKLFSLKMINADRNIPEPYKILHEIGLKALRVAAAVRKAYGNDGLAKIYTLMGTHYHHDEEDIDTPEAVAEILRAGGFPTRLSEATTDPAWDELIRADMDQALAKVGKDVGVPLIVLDGGHGPGFFGPVCSPAPTGKAAVALWDAIIIAGRTPGFYELKRTRETEPLFGARPKI, encoded by the coding sequence ATGGTTACCCAAAAAAACATTGTCGACTTTTACTGGGATCCGGTCTGCCCATGGTGCTGGATTACCTCACGCTGGATGATTGATGTGGGTCGTCAAAAACAGATTCAAGTCAACTGGAAGCTGTTTAGCCTCAAGATGATAAACGCCGATCGCAATATACCCGAACCCTACAAAATATTGCATGAAATAGGGTTGAAAGCGTTGCGGGTGGCCGCGGCAGTGCGCAAAGCATATGGCAATGATGGTCTGGCAAAAATATATACATTGATGGGCACCCATTACCACCACGACGAGGAAGATATTGATACACCGGAAGCGGTAGCGGAAATTCTTAGGGCCGGTGGCTTTCCCACCCGTCTGTCCGAAGCGACAACTGACCCCGCATGGGATGAATTGATTCGTGCTGATATGGATCAGGCCCTGGCCAAAGTGGGCAAGGATGTGGGCGTGCCTTTAATTGTTCTTGATGGCGGCCATGGGCCGGGTTTTTTTGGCCCGGTTTGCAGTCCGGCGCCGACAGGCAAGGCCGCCGTTGCCCTGTGGGATGCGATTATCATTGCCGGTAGAACGCCTGGTTTTTATGAGCTCAAACGCACCCGAGAAACGGAGCCTCTGTTCGGTGCACGGCCTAAGATTTAA